GGAAAGAGCTTAAATCTTTGGGATACGATTGTCAATTGCACCCACGATTGTCAGCTGCTTGTTAGGTTTGACCTGATCCTCATTCCTTCAATACAAATGCTCTTCGTCATTTTCGCGTTCGGCTTCTGTATTGTTCAGCAGGAGTAAACACCTCTTCTTTCTCCCCGCCTGTTTTATCGGGTCCTCCATGATGACTTTATTTTCATCGTATAAAACACTTCGTTTTAGAATGAGATCTTGGCCAAAGATGGGTGTCACGTTGCTCCTGTTTCCAAAGGAATTGAGTAAGGATAATATGAGGCGGATTGGGCACTGATGCAGTGATTATTGCACTCTTTATCGCAGCTCGAGAGAATCCGACtaatatgtggattttgtaGCAGAATGTCTACTCTTCGAGTATAGATTGAAATTTGCCGAGTCTGCAGAACAggaatttggaattttaatCTATATTCGAGTAGGACTGACGGTATAGATATTCCGGGGGTCCACATTCCAAGTATCTCGGTTTGACGATTTTGACGATTCCATTCGAGGCTCGCATGTGAAGTTGCCGGTCGCGTGAAGTCGCAGGTGAAGTCCGCTGCATGGCTTAAGTGGGGAGCAGCCACAGGCGTGCTCTTTGACAAGAGGATACCCTAACGGCTCACGCCAATGCCTTATGGAACCATCATTCGACCCGTAGCCATGGCGCCGAGTGCTGTTCCGCAGCCAAAGAAGTGGAATGTCGTCTCAAAGTGATGAATATGAACACGCTGCGATGGACAATCGGTGTCACTCGCCTCGAACACATCCGTAATGATGCGATGCGAAAAATACTACGGTAAGTGGAAGTACGTATAAGTGTAGAGAAAAAACTGGgattcatttaatttcaacTCCTAGAAATCTTACAAACTTTTATTCTGTACAAAAACTTCGGTACTACAGATTGGGAACATATGAACCCTGAAAGAAACCTAGGTTTCAGATATCACCTAGCCACTTGTACCTTGTACGCTTCAGTGCTAATATCGTCCTCACATAGATCCAGTAGAAATAGGATTCCTCTTTTTAATAGCTACACGAGTATTCCTCTTTTTAATAATGAGATCCGTTATGTCTATTGTCCATCTATTACACTTTCTTTGTAATTAGCACTTATTTATCTCCTTCTCAGTCAAGAATTCACATAAATGCCGTCCGTTTCATTCCGTACAGTTTACCTTCGAACGAATTGCCAAAATCACAGGATCAAATTAAACTCATACACACTCAGCATTACTcctattttccatttatttattatcattccCAAGTCCTTTATTTCAATCCGTGTTTCTCCTATGCATAACATATCCTTTCCGTGCGAATCTGGGTTTTGGACTGGTTTCGGTCTACTATCTCTTCCTGACGGAATTATCGAAATGAATCCACGTGTTGTTCGAGATAGCAATCAATTGGTAAAATCCAGAGTTCATGTACCGTCGAAGTAGAATTCCACACTAAGGTGGCGCGTAAAACTTTGTTCGCGTCGCCCAGCCGGCGCAGTATCCATGGCAGGCTTCAACTATTCGTCTTCCAAATCctgcaaatttcttcaaaggtTTCATTGTCATTTCAGAATCGCCGAAGGCATTACTTTTGCTTTGCAAAATGGCGCGCTCTCCAGGCGCTTCACAAACGGTACAATGCGAATTGGCCACATTTCGCATTGTTTGATGTTGTTCAACATACAAGGAAGCACCATGCATTTCTTGTTACTTTCATTGCTTTCTAAAGCAAAATATTTACTAAAAATGCAACaagctaaagaaaaaaagggatagGAATAAACATAATGGTGAACGACCATAAATCATTGTAAAACCATATCTCAAAATTTCTTGCGAACTACAAAAGTCGCATTTCTATCCTAACATCGTAATGTATGGTAGACTGGGAGGGTTATAACTAGCCACCCACTACAGGAATACCATTCCAGGACGACGAATCGCGACCAGGACAGTTCATGCTCTACAATTCCCTGCAATCCCAAGGACCTCCAGCTCGCGacaccttcttcttctccatttGGGCTGGTGGTACTGTTCGAGAGTTGCGCTTGTTCGACTTAGCCGTTCGCATCGGCTTCTCAGTAGTCGCTCCGTTCGACGGTGAGGTGAAGGAATGGTTTCTAAACATGgaacagctttttttaatAGGGACAACAATGGACGAAGCAAAGAGCGCACGCGTAATGGAGGAGCGCTGCAATGCCTTGCTGTTGTGGCGATATAGGAGTATAAGGCATAGTATAAGGCAAAATCGAAATCGGGTGCGATCTCCCAGATAGCGTCAGATCTTAAGACGCTCGGCAAAGAAACGTCTCTTGTCAGACATCACTGCAGCGGAGCTTAGGAGTTGTGATCTTCCACTTGCGCAGTTCTTCGAGTAGTATAAGGCTTGATATTCTGATATGAGTTTGGTGTGACGATCCCAGTGGTGGAAACAGTGATGGGTCCACCCGCTCACAAGCACAAGAAAGACGCGATATTTGATAATGTTGGGTCAGATTCCTTCACCAGGCTGTTCTAATAATTCCTCATGTTATTTGTACAGTATGCTGCATTTTCATCATTGACATCACCCCCGCTAATGTTGTAGGCTCTGTTGCTGATGACGAAACGACTTTTTTGCGTGCGGTGAGTCGTgcgtatagttgggtcaaagcgacatgaagcacggacaccTGCGCAAgtggctacgctcgaagcggcgcgattgagcgtagcggttgggatcgtgtaaggatcttCGCTACTGCCATCCATCTCTGGAGTCcgccacggtcccacctcgattccaaccgctgcgaTCAACTGCAACGctccgagcgcaaccgcttacgcaactgtcagtgcttcacgtcgttttgacccaactataaatgactgtgatcacgctcataatCATGAACTGACTACACCTTCAGCCGTATCTAATCGTGGGCGAATCCCAAAGCCTTTAATTTCGCAAGTGA
This is a stretch of genomic DNA from Necator americanus strain Aroian chromosome II, whole genome shotgun sequence. It encodes these proteins:
- a CDS encoding hypothetical protein (NECATOR_CHRII.G5494.T1), producing MHNISFPCESGFWTGFGLLSLPDGIIEMNPRVVRDSNQLDDESRPGQFMLYNSLQSQGPPARDTFFFSIWAGGTVRELRLFDLAVRIGFSVVAPFDDLITPLLHGENKELK